The following are from one region of the Endozoicomonas sp. 4G genome:
- the tsaE gene encoding tRNA (adenosine(37)-N6)-threonylcarbamoyltransferase complex ATPase subunit type 1 TsaE, which translates to MEGRIELLIDNEQEMVQLGKKLAEVSGGHAVVYLVGNLGAGKTTLCRGILHSLGHQGAVKSPTYTLVEPYTIGDQQVYHFDLYRLADPEELEFIGGRDYFEEDCLCLIEWPCKGAGALPDADLEVQLDYHLPGRKALIKAGTERGQAMLQKLKKLQKLKKLQGWQEGECR; encoded by the coding sequence ATGGAAGGCAGGATTGAGCTGCTGATTGATAATGAGCAGGAAATGGTTCAGCTGGGCAAAAAGCTGGCTGAAGTAAGCGGTGGTCACGCTGTCGTTTATCTGGTGGGTAACCTGGGGGCCGGAAAGACCACGTTATGCCGGGGGATTCTGCACAGTCTTGGTCATCAGGGGGCGGTTAAAAGCCCGACTTATACCTTGGTGGAGCCCTACACCATTGGAGATCAACAGGTCTATCATTTTGACCTGTATCGACTGGCTGACCCTGAAGAACTTGAGTTTATCGGGGGACGGGATTACTTTGAAGAGGACTGTCTTTGTCTGATCGAGTGGCCCTGCAAAGGCGCAGGGGCTCTGCCGGACGCTGATCTGGAAGTACAACTGGACTACCACCTGCCCGGACGTAAGGCCCTGATCAAAGCAGGGACCGAACGTGGGCAGGCGATGTTGCAAAAGCTGAAAAAGCTGCAAAAGCTGAAAAAGCTGCAGGGATGGCAGGAGGGCGAATGTCGTTAA
- the queG gene encoding tRNA epoxyqueuosine(34) reductase QueG — translation MSTSNHSSASLDYQQLVDDIRLWARQLGFQQVGITEPRIPEQDKKQFQQWLEQGLHGDLEYMERHKELRCHPEQLHEGVIRIISVRMDYLPAETETIKILNEPEKAYVSRYALGRDYHKLIRKRLTQLGKKIEAVVGDHGYRAFVDSAPVMERPLAQQAGLGWMGKHSLIINRQAGSFFFLGELFTNLPLPTDQPYEKNHCGRCSACMDICPTSAIIEPYKVDARKCISYLTIENRGPIPEELRSKMGNRVFGCDDCQLTCPWNRFARHTQESDFQPRHHLDNSDLADLFLWTEEEFLERTAGSPIRRAGFECWLRNLAVGLGNAPTTDKVMSALHQRRNYPSELVKEHVEWALAQHSLCSRG, via the coding sequence GTGTCCACATCCAATCACTCTTCTGCAAGCCTTGATTATCAACAACTGGTTGACGATATTCGCCTTTGGGCCCGGCAATTAGGCTTTCAGCAGGTAGGGATTACTGAACCCCGAATCCCGGAGCAGGACAAAAAACAGTTTCAGCAGTGGCTGGAACAGGGACTGCACGGTGACCTGGAGTACATGGAACGGCATAAGGAACTAAGGTGCCATCCTGAGCAGCTTCACGAAGGTGTTATCCGAATCATCTCTGTCAGAATGGATTATCTGCCTGCAGAAACCGAGACCATCAAAATTCTGAATGAGCCGGAAAAGGCTTACGTCTCCCGTTATGCTTTGGGACGTGATTACCACAAGCTGATTCGCAAACGCTTAACCCAGCTCGGCAAAAAAATAGAAGCGGTGGTTGGAGACCATGGCTACCGGGCCTTTGTTGACAGCGCACCGGTGATGGAAAGACCCCTTGCCCAGCAGGCCGGTCTGGGCTGGATGGGCAAACACTCGCTGATTATCAACCGTCAGGCCGGTTCTTTCTTTTTCCTGGGGGAACTCTTTACCAATTTACCCCTGCCCACGGATCAACCTTATGAGAAGAACCATTGCGGTCGTTGCAGTGCCTGTATGGATATTTGCCCCACCAGCGCCATTATTGAGCCCTACAAAGTGGATGCCAGAAAGTGTATTTCCTACCTGACCATTGAGAACCGTGGCCCCATACCCGAAGAGCTGCGCAGCAAAATGGGCAACAGGGTTTTTGGCTGTGATGACTGTCAGCTCACCTGTCCCTGGAATCGATTTGCCAGACATACGCAGGAAAGTGATTTTCAGCCCCGTCATCATCTGGATAACAGTGATTTGGCGGATCTCTTTCTGTGGACAGAGGAAGAATTTCTGGAGCGCACGGCCGGGTCACCAATTCGGCGTGCAGGTTTTGAATGCTGGTTGAGGAACCTGGCGGTAGGTCTGGGTAATGCCCCCACTACCGATAAAGTTATGTCGGCGCTGCACCAGCGCAGGAACTATCCTTCGGAGCTGGTGAAGGAGCATGTGGAGTGGGCGCTTGCACAGCACAGTTTATGTTCTCGTGGCTAA
- the orn gene encoding oligoribonuclease: protein MAKTDNLIWIDLEMTGLDPEHDQILEIATIVTDGQLNFIAEGPVIAVHQSDAVLNNMNEWCIKTHGETGLTQRVRESQVSLAEAERMTLAFLKQYSEAGASPMCGNSIGQDRRFLIRYMTELHEFFHYRNIDVSTLKELARRWQPEMLKQFTKKGTHLALEDIRESIEELRFYRQHFIRS, encoded by the coding sequence ATGGCTAAAACGGACAACCTTATCTGGATCGACCTGGAAATGACGGGTCTTGATCCTGAACATGACCAAATTCTGGAAATTGCGACCATTGTTACCGATGGTCAATTGAATTTTATTGCTGAAGGCCCCGTGATAGCGGTGCATCAGAGCGATGCAGTGCTTAACAATATGAATGAGTGGTGCATCAAAACCCACGGTGAAACGGGACTGACCCAGAGAGTCCGTGAGAGCCAGGTCAGTCTGGCCGAAGCCGAGCGAATGACTCTGGCGTTTCTCAAACAGTATTCCGAAGCCGGTGCGTCACCCATGTGTGGGAACAGCATTGGTCAGGATCGCCGTTTTCTTATCCGCTACATGACAGAGCTTCATGAGTTTTTCCACTACCGCAATATTGATGTCAGTACGTTAAAAGAGCTGGCAAGAAGGTGGCAGCCTGAAATGCTGAAGCAATTTACCAAGAAAGGCACTCACCTGGCGCTGGAAGATATTCGTGAATCCATTGAAGAGCTTCGTTTTTATCGTCAGCATTTTATTCGGTCCTGA
- a CDS encoding DUF1778 domain-containing protein: MAQSAARKETRLVARASYEVQEMIQRAADYSGATLSQFLIDSAMEKARTVIAETEAIHLSGKSADALLEALENPPKANSKLLEAAENYRGSVNASDH, from the coding sequence ATGGCTCAAAGTGCAGCTCGTAAAGAGACCAGGCTTGTTGCAAGAGCATCCTATGAGGTGCAGGAAATGATACAACGGGCGGCTGACTACTCCGGTGCAACCCTGTCACAGTTCTTGATCGACTCAGCAATGGAAAAAGCACGCACGGTGATTGCCGAAACTGAAGCTATCCACTTGTCAGGAAAAAGTGCAGACGCCCTCCTGGAAGCCTTGGAAAATCCACCAAAAGCCAACTCTAAATTGCTGGAAGCTGCCGAGAACTATAGAGGCTCTGTGAATGCCTCTGACCATTAA
- a CDS encoding NAD(P)H-hydrate dehydratase yields the protein MYDSTQVSICDRLYTAEQVRQLDDTAINKFQINGFELMNRAARAAFRCLMNHWPDLLHGKRLQVFCGGGNNGGDGYLVAMLAAKRRIAVSVTCLSSPKKLSGDALSAYEACIAEGVDVEPYAPETPLSGDVFVDALLGTGLAREVEGHYRDIVVRINESGRPVLAVDIPSGLCADRGIALGVAIKADVTVTFIGIKLGLLSGHGKELSGRVEFADLDVPAEVYNAVPIQALRLSEARLSRWLQPRARDLHKGDNGHVMVVAGNQGMPGAAIMSAEAALYCGAGRVTVATRREHLLALAARRPELMASAVSGAEDLRPLMAGKNLLVVGPGLGKDPWARELLTEVLKAECPVVVDADGLNLVSEDPALLKHRKYPMILTPHAGEAARLLETRAATINADRVKAAKELFSRFGAVVVLKGAGTLVYDGKTLNLCSEGNPGMAVAGMGDVLSGVIAALAAQGLETHAAAALGVWLHATAADHLAGLQGERGMLALETVPHIRSQLNKIASYRDNKL from the coding sequence ATGTACGACAGCACTCAAGTTAGCATCTGTGATCGGCTGTATACCGCTGAACAAGTCCGCCAGCTGGATGACACGGCGATCAATAAGTTTCAGATCAATGGCTTTGAACTAATGAATCGGGCGGCCCGTGCGGCTTTTCGCTGCCTGATGAATCATTGGCCAGACCTGCTTCACGGCAAACGGCTTCAGGTTTTCTGCGGTGGCGGGAATAATGGCGGCGACGGTTATCTGGTAGCCATGCTCGCCGCCAAACGGAGGATTGCGGTTTCAGTGACTTGCCTGTCTTCCCCCAAAAAACTGTCTGGCGACGCCCTCTCAGCCTATGAAGCCTGTATCGCAGAAGGGGTTGATGTTGAACCTTATGCACCCGAGACCCCACTGTCCGGTGATGTGTTTGTCGATGCCCTGCTGGGAACGGGGCTGGCAAGAGAGGTTGAGGGTCACTATCGAGACATTGTCGTTCGAATCAACGAATCGGGCCGACCGGTTCTGGCTGTGGATATTCCGTCCGGTCTTTGTGCGGATAGAGGCATTGCCCTGGGCGTTGCCATAAAAGCAGATGTCACCGTAACCTTTATTGGTATAAAGCTGGGCTTGCTTTCAGGCCACGGAAAAGAGCTGTCCGGGCGGGTTGAGTTTGCTGATCTGGATGTACCGGCAGAGGTTTATAACGCCGTACCAATTCAAGCTCTGAGATTGTCAGAAGCCCGGCTGAGTCGCTGGCTTCAGCCCCGGGCCAGAGATTTACACAAAGGCGACAATGGGCATGTTATGGTGGTGGCTGGCAATCAGGGGATGCCCGGGGCCGCCATTATGTCGGCAGAAGCGGCCTTGTATTGCGGTGCGGGTCGGGTCACCGTAGCGACTCGTCGGGAACATCTGCTGGCCCTGGCCGCCCGTCGTCCAGAGTTAATGGCATCAGCGGTGTCAGGGGCAGAAGATCTGCGACCGCTTATGGCAGGGAAAAATCTTTTGGTGGTGGGGCCCGGTCTGGGAAAAGATCCATGGGCCCGTGAGCTGCTTACTGAAGTACTGAAAGCTGAGTGTCCTGTGGTGGTGGATGCCGATGGTCTCAATCTCGTTTCGGAAGATCCGGCGTTGCTTAAACATCGAAAGTACCCGATGATTCTCACACCCCATGCCGGTGAAGCGGCAAGGCTGCTGGAAACCCGGGCTGCAACCATTAATGCCGACCGGGTCAAGGCTGCGAAAGAACTGTTTAGCCGCTTCGGTGCAGTGGTGGTATTAAAGGGAGCGGGCACACTGGTATACGACGGCAAAACCCTGAATCTGTGTTCCGAGGGTAATCCGGGTATGGCAGTAGCGGGTATGGGAGACGTACTCAGCGGTGTGATCGCTGCACTGGCCGCCCAAGGGTTAGAGACTCATGCTGCTGCCGCTTTGGGCGTCTGGCTACATGCGACAGCCGCAGACCATTTAGCCGGACTTCAGGGTGAAAGAGGCATGCTGGCGCTGGAAACGGTTCCTCATATAAGAAGCCAGCTGAATAAAATAGCAAGCTATAGAGACAACAAGCTGTAG
- the rsgA gene encoding small ribosomal subunit biogenesis GTPase RsgA yields MSKRRLTRKQKWRIEKVQQERIARAQKREQQIEQEIQDDNLGPEQQGLIIAHYGATLDIEPLGQPGAIRRCHLRTNLPPLVTGDRVVWRPSLKDETGVVVALEDRTSLLTRPDNHGRIKPVAANIDYIVLVIAPVPMPHTNLIDRYLVAAETVGIEPVLLLNKIDLLDDEGMALMDDMLSVYEDIGYKILRASTRSEDGLAPLKALLDQHVSVFVGQSGVGKSSLVNALLPGVDIRVGDLSEATGKGMHTTTAAKLFRFPAGGMLIDSPGIREFGLWHIDAQSVLEGFREFRPYLGYCRFRDCQHEKEPGCALKQALENGEILEERMFSYKQIVDSLGV; encoded by the coding sequence ATGAGTAAGCGCAGACTAACGCGCAAACAGAAATGGCGCATAGAGAAAGTCCAGCAGGAACGCATTGCCCGTGCCCAGAAGCGGGAACAGCAGATTGAGCAGGAAATACAGGACGATAACCTGGGGCCTGAGCAACAGGGTCTGATCATTGCCCACTATGGAGCCACTCTGGATATTGAGCCCTTGGGCCAGCCCGGAGCCATTCGTCGATGCCACCTGCGAACCAACCTTCCGCCGCTGGTCACCGGAGACCGGGTGGTATGGCGCCCGTCGCTGAAAGATGAAACCGGAGTGGTAGTAGCCCTTGAAGATCGCACCAGCCTGCTGACCCGGCCCGACAACCATGGTCGAATCAAACCCGTTGCTGCCAATATCGACTATATTGTGCTGGTTATAGCGCCTGTCCCCATGCCTCACACCAATCTGATTGACCGTTATCTGGTGGCTGCTGAGACCGTAGGCATCGAGCCGGTTCTTTTATTGAACAAAATCGACCTGCTGGATGATGAGGGCATGGCACTGATGGACGACATGCTGTCAGTTTATGAAGACATTGGTTATAAAATCCTCCGGGCCTCCACCCGCTCCGAAGATGGGCTGGCCCCGCTCAAGGCTCTGCTGGATCAGCATGTCAGTGTCTTTGTTGGACAGAGTGGCGTGGGCAAGTCCTCACTGGTCAATGCCTTGTTACCCGGTGTCGATATCCGTGTTGGTGATTTGTCCGAAGCCACCGGCAAAGGTATGCATACCACCACCGCAGCAAAACTGTTCCGCTTCCCTGCCGGTGGCATGTTGATTGACTCACCCGGCATTCGGGAATTTGGCCTGTGGCATATTGATGCTCAGTCAGTGCTTGAGGGCTTCAGAGAATTCAGGCCCTATCTGGGTTATTGCCGGTTCCGGGACTGTCAGCACGAGAAAGAACCGGGCTGTGCACTAAAACAGGCTCTGGAAAACGGCGAAATTCTGGAAGAACGAATGTTCAGCTACAAACAGATTGTGGACTCTCTGGGCGTCTGA
- a CDS encoding Fic family protein, with amino-acid sequence MKYSWQHPDWPKFTYDDAQSRDALYQYALEAGRLSGGMGQLKDSLQYEAYIDLMVSEAINTSEIEGERLDREDVRSSIKNFLGLSNPPTRVADPRAEGIAALMVDVRKTFKAELTKEKLFHWHQLVIPEQENRFLRHKIQVGQWRTSEDPMQVISGPIGYEKVHYEAPPAHQVAAEMDRFLSWYNDSSPLNPSQKEALPGPVRSAIAHLWFESIHPFDDGNGRVGRAIAEQALAQDLDRPPLLSLSTIIEKDKNAYYNGLNKASQANLDITAWVNWFCKSVLLAQRDAVKKVDFVLKKSRFWEAHPESGLNDRQVKAINKVFKAGPDGFEFGVSAKKYMGMTGCSKATATRDLGDLVEKGCLNRMPGGGRSARYNLNLV; translated from the coding sequence ATGAAATACAGCTGGCAGCACCCTGACTGGCCAAAATTCACCTACGATGATGCGCAGTCTCGTGACGCTCTCTATCAATACGCCTTGGAAGCTGGTCGGCTGTCTGGTGGAATGGGGCAGCTTAAGGACTCGCTCCAATACGAGGCCTACATAGACCTCATGGTCAGTGAGGCAATTAATACAAGCGAGATTGAAGGGGAACGACTGGACAGGGAGGATGTACGCTCCTCCATCAAAAACTTTTTAGGACTAAGCAACCCGCCTACCCGGGTTGCGGACCCCCGTGCCGAAGGTATTGCCGCGCTGATGGTGGATGTCCGCAAAACCTTTAAAGCCGAGCTGACAAAAGAAAAGCTGTTTCATTGGCATCAGCTGGTTATACCTGAGCAAGAGAACCGCTTTCTTCGACACAAAATACAAGTGGGTCAATGGCGAACATCGGAAGACCCTATGCAAGTGATATCGGGGCCTATCGGTTACGAAAAGGTACATTACGAGGCCCCACCCGCACATCAAGTGGCAGCTGAAATGGATCGGTTTTTAAGTTGGTATAACGATTCGAGTCCGCTAAACCCCAGTCAGAAAGAAGCGCTTCCAGGTCCCGTCCGTTCAGCAATAGCCCACCTATGGTTTGAGTCTATCCACCCGTTTGATGATGGTAATGGACGTGTTGGTCGGGCAATCGCTGAACAGGCGCTGGCTCAAGATCTTGATCGGCCACCGCTGCTTAGCCTGTCGACCATTATTGAGAAAGACAAGAACGCTTATTACAACGGGCTGAACAAGGCAAGCCAAGCAAATTTGGACATCACTGCCTGGGTGAATTGGTTTTGCAAATCGGTTCTGTTGGCACAAAGAGACGCTGTGAAAAAGGTTGACTTTGTCCTTAAGAAATCAAGGTTCTGGGAAGCCCACCCAGAATCTGGACTAAATGATCGGCAAGTAAAAGCCATCAATAAAGTGTTTAAGGCCGGTCCGGATGGCTTTGAGTTTGGGGTGAGCGCCAAAAAGTACATGGGGATGACTGGATGTTCCAAAGCAACGGCTACACGTGATCTTGGCGACCTGGTTGAGAAGGGCTGTTTGAATCGCATGCCGGGGGGTGGAAGAAGTGCCCGTTATAATTTGAACTTAGTTTAG
- a CDS encoding DEAD/DEAH box helicase, producing the protein MSFDSLGLSAPILQAVTEQGYDTPSAIQSQAIPAVLEGHDVMAAAQTGTGKTAGFTLPILEKLAKGPRVRGNQVRALILTPTRELAAQVAESVETYSRHLPLRSTVVFGGVKINPQMMRLRRGVDVLVATPGRLLDLYNQNAVKFKQLEVLVLDEADRMLDMGFIHDIRKILAILPKSRQSLLFSATFSDDIRKLAKGLVRSPVEISVTPRNATAKTVDQCICPVDKSKKAALLTQLIKENDWHQVLVFTRTKHGANRLTRHLESKGIQAAAIHGNKSQNARTKALAEFKSGAIRILVATDIAARGLDIDQLPQVVNFDLPNVAEDYVHRIGRTGRAGATGQAVSLVCADEFKELVAIERLTRQVIDREEIPGFKPVNALPESKLDTRPPKRKKPKKPKVEHQDGQRSGGGFQRL; encoded by the coding sequence ATGAGCTTTGACTCACTGGGGTTATCAGCGCCCATCCTCCAAGCTGTCACAGAGCAGGGTTACGATACCCCATCCGCCATCCAGTCTCAGGCTATTCCGGCAGTGCTTGAAGGTCATGACGTTATGGCCGCCGCCCAAACGGGTACCGGAAAAACGGCTGGTTTTACCCTGCCCATACTGGAAAAGCTGGCAAAAGGACCCCGTGTTCGGGGCAATCAGGTGCGGGCGTTAATTCTGACACCGACCCGTGAGCTGGCGGCTCAGGTGGCTGAAAGTGTGGAAACCTATAGCCGTCATCTTCCTCTTCGCTCGACCGTGGTATTTGGCGGAGTCAAGATTAATCCCCAGATGATGAGATTGAGAAGAGGTGTCGATGTGCTGGTGGCAACACCGGGCAGGCTACTGGATCTATACAACCAGAACGCGGTGAAGTTCAAACAGCTGGAAGTGCTGGTGCTGGACGAAGCTGACCGTATGCTGGACATGGGCTTTATTCATGATATTCGCAAGATTCTGGCGATCTTGCCCAAAAGCAGGCAGAGCCTGCTGTTTTCGGCAACCTTCTCCGACGATATTCGTAAACTGGCAAAAGGTCTGGTGCGCTCGCCGGTAGAGATCTCGGTTACACCAAGAAACGCCACCGCTAAAACCGTAGACCAGTGCATCTGCCCTGTGGATAAAAGTAAGAAAGCCGCTCTGCTGACCCAGTTAATCAAGGAGAATGACTGGCATCAGGTGCTGGTATTTACCCGGACAAAACACGGTGCCAACCGGCTCACACGGCATCTTGAGAGTAAGGGGATTCAGGCGGCTGCTATTCACGGCAATAAAAGCCAGAATGCTCGGACCAAAGCGCTGGCTGAGTTCAAAAGCGGTGCGATTCGAATTCTGGTAGCTACCGATATTGCTGCACGAGGGCTGGATATTGATCAGTTGCCGCAGGTCGTTAATTTTGATCTGCCCAATGTTGCTGAAGACTATGTGCACCGGATCGGCAGAACAGGCAGGGCCGGTGCCACCGGACAGGCAGTTTCCCTGGTGTGTGCCGACGAATTTAAAGAGCTGGTGGCGATTGAAAGGTTAACGCGTCAGGTGATTGATCGGGAGGAAATCCCTGGTTTCAAGCCTGTGAATGCACTGCCAGAATCGAAACTGGATACTCGTCCACCCAAACGCAAGAAGCCAAAGAAACCCAAGGTTGAGCATCAGGATGGGCAGCGTTCGGGGGGTGGTTTCCAGAGGTTATAA
- a CDS encoding GNAT family N-acetyltransferase has translation MPLTIKEITRQHKRKAFDCGAPELNQFLRQQARQKTAQHISKTYVACQHDTPTVINGYYTLTGCSVMTPPSAHRDYRQYPHPLSAVKLARLAVDKQCQGQKLGQRLLIDAIKRTVIVSQQISTIGLFVGPMTPEIVPFYQQYGFLPADPDDSNRLEMWLPIGTCSEVANAIKNP, from the coding sequence ATGCCTCTGACCATTAAAGAAATAACACGGCAGCACAAGAGGAAGGCATTTGATTGTGGCGCTCCTGAGCTGAATCAGTTTCTCCGGCAACAGGCTCGGCAAAAGACTGCCCAACACATCTCAAAGACCTACGTTGCTTGCCAGCATGATACTCCAACAGTCATTAACGGCTATTACACGCTGACCGGATGCTCTGTTATGACTCCGCCATCAGCTCATAGGGATTACAGGCAGTATCCACACCCTCTGAGCGCAGTTAAACTGGCACGATTGGCTGTTGACAAGCAGTGTCAGGGGCAAAAGCTGGGACAGCGATTGTTAATTGATGCCATAAAGCGCACTGTGATTGTATCGCAGCAAATATCGACTATTGGCCTGTTTGTTGGTCCAATGACTCCGGAAATTGTGCCCTTTTATCAGCAGTATGGATTTTTGCCTGCCGATCCTGACGATTCAAATCGTTTGGAAATGTGGCTGCCCATAGGTACCTGTTCAGAAGTGGCAAATGCCATAAAAAACCCATAA
- a CDS encoding N-acetylmuramoyl-L-alanine amidase: MSLRIRRFFVAALLILPLPLFAAQVDDVRVWRSPDKTRLVFDVSSDVAHSQFFLDNPRRLVLDIRGTQKPKNVANPRLSNTPISKIRYGVRNKKDLRVVLDLKNKVTSKSFLLAPNATYGYRLVVDLFDGQKKTTESVKQPVKPPSNRDIVVAIDAGHGGEDPGALAYGGGHEKVVTLNISKDLAALLKKEPGFKPVLVRTGDYYIPLRERASIAREAGADLFISIHADAFTNPSANGASVYALSIGGATSETARWLAHRANSSDLIGGEGGISLSDKGDVLAGVLLDLSMTSTLSSSLEVGDKVLKHIGAINRLHKKQVEQAAFVVLKSPDIPSILVETGFISNPKEGRKLKTRSHQRAMARQIFKGVKGYFVNKPPPGSLLASLKAEGKIDTRPDQYVIRAGDTLSEIASRFDISLSSLKTANDISRSDTIRTGQTLVIPN; this comes from the coding sequence ATGTCGTTAAGGATAAGGAGGTTCTTTGTTGCTGCCCTGTTGATTCTGCCTCTGCCATTGTTTGCAGCCCAGGTGGATGATGTCCGTGTCTGGCGTTCTCCCGATAAAACCCGTCTGGTCTTTGATGTCTCCAGCGACGTGGCTCACTCGCAGTTCTTTCTGGACAACCCCAGAAGACTGGTGCTGGATATCCGTGGCACTCAAAAGCCCAAAAATGTCGCTAATCCCCGCCTCAGCAACACCCCCATAAGCAAGATTCGTTATGGTGTTCGAAACAAAAAAGATTTGCGTGTTGTTTTGGATCTGAAGAATAAGGTCACCAGCAAAAGCTTCCTGCTGGCACCCAATGCAACCTACGGCTATCGCCTTGTAGTTGATCTCTTTGATGGTCAGAAAAAAACGACAGAGTCGGTAAAACAGCCCGTCAAACCCCCTTCCAACAGAGATATTGTGGTGGCCATTGATGCCGGTCATGGCGGCGAAGACCCTGGCGCGCTGGCCTATGGTGGCGGACATGAAAAAGTCGTCACGCTGAACATTTCCAAAGACCTGGCCGCGCTGTTGAAAAAAGAACCCGGCTTCAAGCCTGTGCTGGTAAGAACCGGGGACTACTACATCCCCCTGCGTGAGCGAGCCAGTATTGCCCGTGAAGCAGGGGCAGACCTGTTTATCTCCATCCATGCCGACGCTTTTACCAACCCCAGTGCCAATGGTGCCTCGGTATACGCGCTGTCCATTGGCGGAGCCACCTCAGAGACGGCCCGCTGGCTGGCTCACAGGGCCAACTCATCGGATCTGATTGGTGGTGAAGGGGGCATCTCTCTGAGTGACAAAGGCGATGTTCTGGCGGGGGTTTTGCTGGATCTGTCCATGACCTCAACGCTGTCTTCCAGTCTGGAAGTTGGTGATAAGGTACTGAAGCATATTGGTGCGATTAACAGGCTGCACAAAAAACAGGTGGAGCAGGCGGCTTTTGTCGTGCTTAAGTCGCCCGATATTCCCTCTATTCTGGTGGAAACCGGCTTTATCTCTAATCCCAAAGAAGGCCGTAAACTGAAAACCCGAAGCCATCAGCGTGCCATGGCCCGACAGATATTCAAAGGTGTGAAAGGCTACTTTGTTAATAAGCCGCCACCCGGCAGTCTGCTCGCCAGCCTCAAGGCTGAGGGTAAAATAGATACCCGTCCAGACCAGTATGTGATCCGGGCGGGTGATACTTTGTCAGAGATTGCCAGTCGCTTTGATATCAGTTTGAGTTCATTGAAAACAGCCAATGATATCAGCCGCTCAGATACGATCAGAACCGGGCAGACGTTGGTTATTCCGAATTAA